The following proteins are encoded in a genomic region of Primulina huaijiensis isolate GDHJ02 chromosome 3, ASM1229523v2, whole genome shotgun sequence:
- the LOC140974198 gene encoding uncharacterized protein isoform X1: protein MAIFVKKLVEKASLKKPGGLSDTLKPDDVDPRLVFHYGIPPGSLLLKYNSIRQILALATKDGRIKLYGKDGSQALLESPETVPSKILLFMENQGVLVNVNVNNHIEVWDIDTKCLSTVHRYEKEITSIHAIQHAPYLYVGDSAGYISVLRVDQEQRNIEQMIYHIPLSASRGKNNEVESEIAVKYILPQPTAETKRVLIIHCDGVITLWEIQESTVIFTSVSTTLQSLYQETKKVTAACWVSMTGTKVAVGYSNGDILLWSVPCPSDSKTEQVSINETSGGQITPVCKLNLGYKVDKIPISKLKWIDADGKSSRLYVLGMSENFSTNLQVVLLNEHTESRTIKLTLSPPESLVDLEIITSSIEHKRHDSLLLLGKSSHIYSYDDCLIERYLVQCQNKSSPSLPKEQMIKLPYGDSSITVSKFMTCIPSMPYSSDEEFSIVAKNSLPLFPFERKLKDGSNSNSMTFSPLTRDKNLFITGHDNGTINFWDASCPLFLQVASITQQSDDNFSVSGCALTALHFDFESHTLVSGDKSGMVRIYVFKSETFAPQSSFVSFQGISKKGSNHIINRIKLVKVNGAVLSINMTKNLKQLAVGTDQGYVSLVDVEGPTILYQRLIASEFSKGIISTHFETCSFHGFEKNILLVATKDSSVLALECDSGNTLSSSSVRPKKPSRALYTRILDVQGISDNINSNNTITKQSLVLLCSEKAVYVYSLSHVVQGVRKVLYKKKFNSSCFWASTFGSSDDGLLLLFTSGKIEIRSLPELSLAKESSVRGFAFSTLKSPSTSDIIVSSSQDGELIIVNGNQELLFVSTLLHKEAYRLLDSVTQVFNKDLVHAQGCIGISSAPLKEKKKGIFGSLVKDNNTTKSKTGLEVESRDSRRSIEELSLIFSKANFAIQNEIETKVTMSEEDVELDIDDIDIEDVKEKPKGYPVIAGLNKQNITNKFWAIKGKLKYAKVKNEKVPVHELQDEKTGAIDQIKKKYGYSSSGESSVANIARSKLGENMRKLQGINIKTTEMHDTAQSFYSMARDVLRFAENEKNEKGGS from the exons CCTGGGGGGCTTTCAGATACTTTGAAACCTGATGATGTAGACCCCCGCTTGGTTTTCCATTATGGGATTCCACCTGGATCTTTGTTGCTGAAGTATAACTCGATTCGACAAATCCTTGCTCTTGCAACTAA AGATGGACGAATCAAATTATATGGCAAAGATGGATCACAAGCTCTGCTGGAATCACCAGAAACAGTACCGAGCAAGATTTTGCTG TTTATGGAGAACCAAGGCGTCCTTGTGAATGTAAATGTCAATAACCATATCGAG GTATGGGATATAGATACCAAGTGCTTGTCCACTGTCCATCGGTATGAAAAGGAAATCACCTCAATTCATGCCATACAGCATGCACCTTACCT GTATGTTGGAGATTCTGCTGGTTATATATCAGTCCTGAGGGTCGATCAAGAGCAACGGAACATTGAACAAATGATATACCATATCCCTCTTTCAGCTTCTCGTG GCAAAAACAATGAAGTTGAAAGTGAGATTGCTGTAAAATATATACTGCCCCAACCTACAGCAGAAACTAAAAG GGTACTTATTATCCATTGTGATGGAGTTATTACATTATGGGAGATTCAAGAAAGTACAGTCATTTTTACTAGTGTTAGTACCACATTGCAATCTCTATATCAAGAAACAAAGAAGGTAACGGCAGCTTGTTGGGTATCCATGACTGGAACTAAAGTTGCTGTTGGTTACAGCAATGGAGATATACTCCTGTGGAGTGTTCCATGCCCATCTGATTCTAAGACCGAACAAGTATCAATAAATGAAACAAGTGGTGGTCAAATAACACCTGTTTGTAAGCTGAATCTTGGATACAAAGTGGACAAAATTCCAATATCGAAGTTAAAATGGATTGATGCAGATGGAAAATCAAGTCGACTATACGTTTTAGGAATGTCCGAAAATTTTTCTACCAACTTACAG GTAGTTCTACTAAATGAACATACTGAATCTCGCACAATTAAACTGACGCTTAGTCCCCCCGAGTCTCTAGTTGACTTGGAGATTATTACAAGCTCCATCGAACATAAAAGACATGATTCTCTTCTTTTGCTGGGGAAATCAAGTCATATCTACTCCTATGATGATTGTTTGATTGAAAGGTACCTGGTACAGTGCCAAAACAAATCATCACCTTCACTTCCGAAGGAGCAAATGATAAAGTTACCTTATGGAGATTCAAGCATCACTGTAtcaaaatttatgacatgtatTCCATCCATGCCGTATTCGTCAGATGAG GAATTCAGTATTGTGGCAAAAAACAGTTTGCCACTTTTTCCATTTGAAAGAAAGCTAAAAGACGGAAGTAATTCAAATTCAATGACTTTTAGTCCACTCACCAGGGATAAAAACCTGTTTATAACTGGACATGATAATGGAACAATTAACTTCTGGGATGCATCTTGCCCTCTTTTCCTTCAAGTAGCATCTATAACTCAACAG AGTGATGATAATTTTTCTGTGAGTGGCTGCGCATTGacagcattgcactttgacttcgAGTCTCATACTCTTGTGTCTGGAGATAAAAGTGGAATG GTTCGCATATACGtattcaaatctgaaacatttgcTCCACAGAGCTCTTTTGTATCTTTTCAAG GAATTTCAAAGAAAGGAAGCAACCACATTATTAACAGAATCAAACTTGTCAAGGTTAACGGTGCCGTACTGTCCATAAACATGACAAAAAATCTAAAACAACTTGCTGTTGGGACAGACCAAGGATAT GTTTCGTTGGTTGATGTGGAAGGGCCTACCATCTTGTATCAAAGACTCATTGCCAGTGAATTTTCAAAGGGGATCATTTCAACACATTTTGAGACTTGCAGCTTCCAtggttttgaaaaaaatattttgcttgtggCAACAaaagattcatcagttttggcaCTCGAGTGTGACTCGGGAAATACACTAAGCTCCAGTTCGGTTCGTCCAAAGAAACCATCTAGAGCTTTATATACACGGATTTTGG ATGTACAAGGAATATCGGATAACATCAATTCCAACAACACCATTACAAAGCAATCATTGGTATTGCTTTGTTCTGAAAAAGCGGTTTATGTATATTCCTTATCGCATGTAGTCCAG GGTGTCAGGAAAGTACTCTATAAAAAGAAGTTCAATTCCTCTTGTTTCTGGGCATCAACTTTTGGATCTTCTGATGATGGACTTTTGCTTCTTTTCACCAGTGGAAAAATTGAGATTAG GTCGCTGCCTGAACTATCTCTTGCAAAGGAAAGTTCAGTTAGAGGCTTCGCATTTTCAACCTTGAAGTCACCCTCAACATCGGACATTATAGTTTCATCATCCCAGGATGGTGAACTCATTATT GTCAATGGCAATCAAGAACTACTTTTTGTGTCAACTTTGCTACACAAGGAGGCTTACAG GCTTCTGGACTCCGTCACCCAAGTTTTTAACAAAGACCTCGTCCATGCCCAAGGGTGCATCGGTATCTCTTCGGCTCCCCtcaaggaaaagaaaaag GGTATATTTGGATCATTGGTGAAAGACAATAACACTACAAAATCAAAGACAGGGCTTGAGGTGGAAAGCCGTGATTCTAGAAGAAGTATTGAAGAActatcattgatattttcaaaagctaACTTCGCAATTCAAAATGAAATTGAGACAAAGGTTACTATGAGTGAGGAAGACGTGGAGCTGGATATAG ATGATATCGACATTGAGGACGTGAAAGAGAAACCAAAAGGATATCCAGTTATTGCCGGATTGAATAAACAGAATATTACAAACAAATTTTGGGCAATAAAAG GTAAGTTGAAATATGCGAAGGTTAAGAATGAGAAAGTACCCGTGCACGAGCTACAAGACGAGAAGACCGGTGCTATtgatcaaataaagaaaaaatatggcTATTCTTCTTCTGGT GAGTCGAGCGTTGCAAATATTGCTAGGTCCAAGCTCGGCGAAAATATGAGGAAATTGCAG GGAATCAACATTAAAACTACAGAGATGCACGATACTGCGCAATCATTTTATTCAATGGCCAGAGATGTGTTGCGGTTCGCTGAAAACGAGAAAAACGAGAAGGGAGGTTCCTGA
- the LOC140974198 gene encoding uncharacterized protein isoform X2 yields the protein MAIFVKKLVEKASLKKPGGLSDTLKPDDVDPRLVFHYGIPPGSLLLKYNSIRQILALATKDGRIKLYGKDGSQALLESPETVPSKILLFMENQGVLVNVNVNNHIEVWDIDTKCLSTVHRYEKEITSIHAIQHAPYLYVGDSAGYISVLRVDQEQRNIEQMIYHIPLSASRKNNEVESEIAVKYILPQPTAETKRVLIIHCDGVITLWEIQESTVIFTSVSTTLQSLYQETKKVTAACWVSMTGTKVAVGYSNGDILLWSVPCPSDSKTEQVSINETSGGQITPVCKLNLGYKVDKIPISKLKWIDADGKSSRLYVLGMSENFSTNLQVVLLNEHTESRTIKLTLSPPESLVDLEIITSSIEHKRHDSLLLLGKSSHIYSYDDCLIERYLVQCQNKSSPSLPKEQMIKLPYGDSSITVSKFMTCIPSMPYSSDEEFSIVAKNSLPLFPFERKLKDGSNSNSMTFSPLTRDKNLFITGHDNGTINFWDASCPLFLQVASITQQSDDNFSVSGCALTALHFDFESHTLVSGDKSGMVRIYVFKSETFAPQSSFVSFQGISKKGSNHIINRIKLVKVNGAVLSINMTKNLKQLAVGTDQGYVSLVDVEGPTILYQRLIASEFSKGIISTHFETCSFHGFEKNILLVATKDSSVLALECDSGNTLSSSSVRPKKPSRALYTRILDVQGISDNINSNNTITKQSLVLLCSEKAVYVYSLSHVVQGVRKVLYKKKFNSSCFWASTFGSSDDGLLLLFTSGKIEIRSLPELSLAKESSVRGFAFSTLKSPSTSDIIVSSSQDGELIIVNGNQELLFVSTLLHKEAYRLLDSVTQVFNKDLVHAQGCIGISSAPLKEKKKGIFGSLVKDNNTTKSKTGLEVESRDSRRSIEELSLIFSKANFAIQNEIETKVTMSEEDVELDIDDIDIEDVKEKPKGYPVIAGLNKQNITNKFWAIKGKLKYAKVKNEKVPVHELQDEKTGAIDQIKKKYGYSSSGESSVANIARSKLGENMRKLQGINIKTTEMHDTAQSFYSMARDVLRFAENEKNEKGGS from the exons CCTGGGGGGCTTTCAGATACTTTGAAACCTGATGATGTAGACCCCCGCTTGGTTTTCCATTATGGGATTCCACCTGGATCTTTGTTGCTGAAGTATAACTCGATTCGACAAATCCTTGCTCTTGCAACTAA AGATGGACGAATCAAATTATATGGCAAAGATGGATCACAAGCTCTGCTGGAATCACCAGAAACAGTACCGAGCAAGATTTTGCTG TTTATGGAGAACCAAGGCGTCCTTGTGAATGTAAATGTCAATAACCATATCGAG GTATGGGATATAGATACCAAGTGCTTGTCCACTGTCCATCGGTATGAAAAGGAAATCACCTCAATTCATGCCATACAGCATGCACCTTACCT GTATGTTGGAGATTCTGCTGGTTATATATCAGTCCTGAGGGTCGATCAAGAGCAACGGAACATTGAACAAATGATATACCATATCCCTCTTTCAGCTTCTC GCAAAAACAATGAAGTTGAAAGTGAGATTGCTGTAAAATATATACTGCCCCAACCTACAGCAGAAACTAAAAG GGTACTTATTATCCATTGTGATGGAGTTATTACATTATGGGAGATTCAAGAAAGTACAGTCATTTTTACTAGTGTTAGTACCACATTGCAATCTCTATATCAAGAAACAAAGAAGGTAACGGCAGCTTGTTGGGTATCCATGACTGGAACTAAAGTTGCTGTTGGTTACAGCAATGGAGATATACTCCTGTGGAGTGTTCCATGCCCATCTGATTCTAAGACCGAACAAGTATCAATAAATGAAACAAGTGGTGGTCAAATAACACCTGTTTGTAAGCTGAATCTTGGATACAAAGTGGACAAAATTCCAATATCGAAGTTAAAATGGATTGATGCAGATGGAAAATCAAGTCGACTATACGTTTTAGGAATGTCCGAAAATTTTTCTACCAACTTACAG GTAGTTCTACTAAATGAACATACTGAATCTCGCACAATTAAACTGACGCTTAGTCCCCCCGAGTCTCTAGTTGACTTGGAGATTATTACAAGCTCCATCGAACATAAAAGACATGATTCTCTTCTTTTGCTGGGGAAATCAAGTCATATCTACTCCTATGATGATTGTTTGATTGAAAGGTACCTGGTACAGTGCCAAAACAAATCATCACCTTCACTTCCGAAGGAGCAAATGATAAAGTTACCTTATGGAGATTCAAGCATCACTGTAtcaaaatttatgacatgtatTCCATCCATGCCGTATTCGTCAGATGAG GAATTCAGTATTGTGGCAAAAAACAGTTTGCCACTTTTTCCATTTGAAAGAAAGCTAAAAGACGGAAGTAATTCAAATTCAATGACTTTTAGTCCACTCACCAGGGATAAAAACCTGTTTATAACTGGACATGATAATGGAACAATTAACTTCTGGGATGCATCTTGCCCTCTTTTCCTTCAAGTAGCATCTATAACTCAACAG AGTGATGATAATTTTTCTGTGAGTGGCTGCGCATTGacagcattgcactttgacttcgAGTCTCATACTCTTGTGTCTGGAGATAAAAGTGGAATG GTTCGCATATACGtattcaaatctgaaacatttgcTCCACAGAGCTCTTTTGTATCTTTTCAAG GAATTTCAAAGAAAGGAAGCAACCACATTATTAACAGAATCAAACTTGTCAAGGTTAACGGTGCCGTACTGTCCATAAACATGACAAAAAATCTAAAACAACTTGCTGTTGGGACAGACCAAGGATAT GTTTCGTTGGTTGATGTGGAAGGGCCTACCATCTTGTATCAAAGACTCATTGCCAGTGAATTTTCAAAGGGGATCATTTCAACACATTTTGAGACTTGCAGCTTCCAtggttttgaaaaaaatattttgcttgtggCAACAaaagattcatcagttttggcaCTCGAGTGTGACTCGGGAAATACACTAAGCTCCAGTTCGGTTCGTCCAAAGAAACCATCTAGAGCTTTATATACACGGATTTTGG ATGTACAAGGAATATCGGATAACATCAATTCCAACAACACCATTACAAAGCAATCATTGGTATTGCTTTGTTCTGAAAAAGCGGTTTATGTATATTCCTTATCGCATGTAGTCCAG GGTGTCAGGAAAGTACTCTATAAAAAGAAGTTCAATTCCTCTTGTTTCTGGGCATCAACTTTTGGATCTTCTGATGATGGACTTTTGCTTCTTTTCACCAGTGGAAAAATTGAGATTAG GTCGCTGCCTGAACTATCTCTTGCAAAGGAAAGTTCAGTTAGAGGCTTCGCATTTTCAACCTTGAAGTCACCCTCAACATCGGACATTATAGTTTCATCATCCCAGGATGGTGAACTCATTATT GTCAATGGCAATCAAGAACTACTTTTTGTGTCAACTTTGCTACACAAGGAGGCTTACAG GCTTCTGGACTCCGTCACCCAAGTTTTTAACAAAGACCTCGTCCATGCCCAAGGGTGCATCGGTATCTCTTCGGCTCCCCtcaaggaaaagaaaaag GGTATATTTGGATCATTGGTGAAAGACAATAACACTACAAAATCAAAGACAGGGCTTGAGGTGGAAAGCCGTGATTCTAGAAGAAGTATTGAAGAActatcattgatattttcaaaagctaACTTCGCAATTCAAAATGAAATTGAGACAAAGGTTACTATGAGTGAGGAAGACGTGGAGCTGGATATAG ATGATATCGACATTGAGGACGTGAAAGAGAAACCAAAAGGATATCCAGTTATTGCCGGATTGAATAAACAGAATATTACAAACAAATTTTGGGCAATAAAAG GTAAGTTGAAATATGCGAAGGTTAAGAATGAGAAAGTACCCGTGCACGAGCTACAAGACGAGAAGACCGGTGCTATtgatcaaataaagaaaaaatatggcTATTCTTCTTCTGGT GAGTCGAGCGTTGCAAATATTGCTAGGTCCAAGCTCGGCGAAAATATGAGGAAATTGCAG GGAATCAACATTAAAACTACAGAGATGCACGATACTGCGCAATCATTTTATTCAATGGCCAGAGATGTGTTGCGGTTCGCTGAAAACGAGAAAAACGAGAAGGGAGGTTCCTGA
- the LOC140974200 gene encoding uncharacterized protein isoform X1, producing MYGQRGAMFGSGGVSDGYEIGSKRPRMMESNPYFAVRSSSDSHQRYGYGSRFQPGPFPVVRLRGLPFNCTDVDIFKFFAGMDIVDVFLVNKDGRFSGESFVVFAGNMQAELALQRDRQNMGRRYVEVFRCKKQEYYNAIAAEVSEGAYGGVDKRGSSPPARRKRSPDKDNMEYTEILKMRGLPYSVKKSEIVDFFEEFNVAEDKIQIGCRSDGKATGEAYVEFASAEEAKKAMSKDKMLIGSRYVELFPSTPDDAKRSASRSR from the exons ATGTACGGACAAAGAGG GGCAATGTTTGGGAGCGGGGGGGTTTCGGACGGGTACGAGATCGGATCAAAGAGACCAAGAATGATGGAATCAAATCCCTACTTCGCAGTGAGAAGCAGTTCAGACAGCCATCAAAGGTATGGCTATGGCAGCAGATTCCAGCCGGGTCCTTTTCCAGTTGTTCGTTTAAGGGGTCTTCCCTTCAATTGCACAGATGTCGACATTTTCAAGTTCTTTGCTGGAATGGACATTGTGGACGTCTTCTTGGTGAATAAGGATGGTAGATTCTCTGGAGAATCGTTCGTGGTCTTTGCTGGGAATATGCAGGCTGAACTTGCTCTTCAGAGAGATCGACAGAACATGGGAAGAAGATACGTGGAAGTGTTTCGGTGCAAAAAGCAGGAATATTACAATGCCATAGCCGCTGAGGTGAGTGAAGGAGCTTATGGTGGGGTAGATAAACGTGGATCCTCACCTCCAGCTCGACGGAAGAGATCTCCAGATAAAGATAACATGGAATACACGGAGATCTTGAAGATGCGTGGTCTCCCTTACTCCgtaaaaaaatcagaaatcgTGGACTTTTTCGAAGAGTTCAATGTCGCCGAAGATAAGATTCAGATCGGGTGCCGCTCTGATGGGAAAGCTACTGGAGAAGCTTATGTTGAGTTTGCTTCTGCTGAAGAGGCTAAGAAAGCCATGTCCAAGGACAAGATGCTGATCGGATCTCGGTATGTGGAACTCTTTCCTTCAACACCAGACGACGCGAAACGATCTGCGTCAAGATCACGCTAG
- the LOC140974200 gene encoding uncharacterized protein isoform X2: MDIVDVFLVNKDGRFSGESFVVFAGNMQAELALQRDRQNMGRRYVEVFRCKKQEYYNAIAAEVSEGAYGGVDKRGSSPPARRKRSPDKDNMEYTEILKMRGLPYSVKKSEIVDFFEEFNVAEDKIQIGCRSDGKATGEAYVEFASAEEAKKAMSKDKMLIGSRYVELFPSTPDDAKRSASRSR, translated from the coding sequence ATGGACATTGTGGACGTCTTCTTGGTGAATAAGGATGGTAGATTCTCTGGAGAATCGTTCGTGGTCTTTGCTGGGAATATGCAGGCTGAACTTGCTCTTCAGAGAGATCGACAGAACATGGGAAGAAGATACGTGGAAGTGTTTCGGTGCAAAAAGCAGGAATATTACAATGCCATAGCCGCTGAGGTGAGTGAAGGAGCTTATGGTGGGGTAGATAAACGTGGATCCTCACCTCCAGCTCGACGGAAGAGATCTCCAGATAAAGATAACATGGAATACACGGAGATCTTGAAGATGCGTGGTCTCCCTTACTCCgtaaaaaaatcagaaatcgTGGACTTTTTCGAAGAGTTCAATGTCGCCGAAGATAAGATTCAGATCGGGTGCCGCTCTGATGGGAAAGCTACTGGAGAAGCTTATGTTGAGTTTGCTTCTGCTGAAGAGGCTAAGAAAGCCATGTCCAAGGACAAGATGCTGATCGGATCTCGGTATGTGGAACTCTTTCCTTCAACACCAGACGACGCGAAACGATCTGCGTCAAGATCACGCTAG